One Drosophila santomea strain STO CAGO 1482 chromosome X, Prin_Dsan_1.1, whole genome shotgun sequence DNA segment encodes these proteins:
- the LOC120454995 gene encoding neurobeachin isoform X9 has translation MDSLERLMRAAPLPRMLTSGVVATAAAAAAAAAGKGMVSVGGGGATALAAGGGQQRALVHASLAAATVGRKGRHLTGTFCLTGDTMEGIIQCLVFLKAFSLVGGEFDMELNFVIQDAQNIKHMLELLDHCPPNLQAEIWSVFIAILRKSVRNLQACTDVGLIEHVLVRLQRSETVVADLLIEMLGVLASYSITVKELKLLFGTMKATNGKWPRHSAKLLNVLRQMPHRNGPDVFFSFPGRKGSAMVLPPLAKWPYENGFTFTTWFRLDPINSVNIEREKPYLYCFKTSKGVGYTAHFVGNCLVLTSMKVKGKGFQHCVKYEFQPRKWYMIAIVYIYNRWTKSEIKCLVNGQLASSTEMAWFVSTNDPFDKCYIGATPELDEERVFCGQMSAIYLFSEALTTQQICAMHRLGPGYKSQFRFDNECYLNLPDNHKRVLYDGKLSNAIVFMYNPVATDGQLCLQSSPKGNVSYFVHTPHALMLQDVKAVVTHSIHCTLNSIGGIQVLFPLFSQLDMAHEGLGDIKRDPTLCSKLLGFICELVETSQTVQQHMIQNRGFLVISFMLQRSSREHLTLEVLGSFLNLTKYLVTCLSANSDLLLKQFYQLFCFSFLTWQLLDHVLFNPALWIYTPANVQARLYSYLATEFLSDTQIYSNVRRVSTVLQTVHTLKYYYWVVNPRAKSGIIPKGLDGPRPAQKDILAIRAYILLFLKQLIMIGNGVKEDELQSILNYLTTMHEDENLHDVLQMLISLMSEHPSSMVPAFDVKHGVRSIFKLLAAESQLIRLQALKLLGFFLSRSTHKRKYDVMSPHNLYTLLAERLLLYEESLSLPTYNVLYEIMTEHISQQILYTRHPEPESHYRLENPMILKVVATLIRQSKQTESLIDVKKLFLQDMTLLCNSNRENRRTVLQMSVWQEWLIAMAYIHPKSSEEQKISDMVYSLFRMLLHHAIKHEYGGWRVWVDTLAIVHSKVSYEEFKLQFAQMYEHYERQRTDNITDPALRQARPISTISGWEREELHQQQNGGSAAAVGPNQTAAVKGAVSIASLEDVPPVVEEEVEELELEEVEIQEGPITEEAEPKSVIANISDVYNEQLKTDATCNGNLEDVKEEELVQQQVEDLEKQPEQSISLGALRETLQLGDDMDVEELELATAKDALNAEQHVARVLQASEAALNDCKMAVDDVLQESSSVLKDEEIELAVNEVVQGVLNNEKKTQSQDKDNKEQSVEQDVNVSLLNSKNLLNNNNNNNNNSPSPTPTTATATTTAVTEAETEVNANEIVSSTEAPKAETETSVTPEVETPEMAKPSPIVPSPVLATNQKTEDAANKLNNNEKLAEINASPEPSIVVETSKADLLQLSDCETKPNKDTEAEDSVALAVRDIVEQLIDKVIDATEAESASDTKTETNNNEIPKEEKQTSAEPKEVESPESLAAAAEEIVQEVVEAALVMVQEESTPEEPEKNVKPQEKENEKEEFLFQLEPASTEVQEPAIVEDRKKPEDPKAQSSLEPKTPNLEEPKPKETEQQKSLEVAEELPQKPEEQAVAIVNQVLDTLVDDTVKAVAAEQTTQTSPAPEEQSPQILVMESPATSVRVKPTEVDSTTQTTPKNEAGSNLLVEQVQQVLQEDDAQQSAGMAIEDEEYSNQQAAAAVENANSSQLETNHYGPGNPESKQQQQRTKSGSTRPMFSPGPTRPPFRIPEFKWSYIHQRLLSDVLFSLETDIQVWRSHSTKSVLDFVNSSENAIFVVNTVHLISQLADNLIIACGGLLPLLASATSPNSELDVLEPTQGMPLEVAVSFLQRLVNMADVLIFATSLNFGELEAEKNMSSGGILRQCLRLVCTCAVRNCLECKERTRYNVGAMARDVPGAAHLQALIRGAQASPKNIVESITGQLSPVKDPEKLLQDMDVNRLRAVIYRDVEETKQAQFLSLAIVYFISVLMVSKYRDILEPPAEPQIQRQSPVLQRTAGGEAASARPLFPQWSHHVYPQFLPESHQNHNSNMQHQQQQQQQQQQQQQQQQQQQQQQHYYQQQQQQQVAHNHSHHHMTAAYYQQQQQQQQQHQQVAAGQQQHSPTPLATHSTSSSASSTATSQPASSSSLSSLASQSQQQSHRQLHKQQQQQQPHYHPHQPHYGLINGHQQHPQLNGKHYTENGSTAGYYPHSHPHPHGGYMRNGDASTVQQNGISDYQAVGLMNGHGSGGTGNNNNSSIMNNMRNLRNGGPNSSSSPLGNHQGIPGVATSGAVNANAAVGVGVGMSGAVGVGMGGVAGGLDGGVAYKTSAINNNYRYNGRNASAGTGGRQIQDSDYEIIVVDENNPSVLADNDSHSSGPPSIKANQTTTIATTTTTHITNNNTKTTTSNAPTATIKIQQQPLSPPKPLVPQKLSKSVDSDVGSLNMNSTENEVPEVESSSEILIDDHKPSHSNDESWTDVNLNEDAAVQAASAGIVVGLVDNGGNVIAEKHDPSHHNQQQQQQQAGIMGQQQQHGSLGHSERGDKPDSEISVVRVPDGYGGAGSSGVNSGQGQGVPSNQRPRPEELPMKAPALVAQLPLTTPSREASLTQKLEIALGPVCPLLREIMVDFAPFLSKTLVGSHGQELLMEGKGLTTFKNSHSVVELVMLLCSQEWQNSLQKHAGLAFIELINEGRLLSHAMKDHIVRVANEAEFILNRMRADDVLKHADFESQCAQTLLERREEERMCDHLITAARRRDNVIASRLLEKVRNIMCNRHGAWGDSSSTSSGGAIVGAVQKSPYWKLDAWEDDARRRKRMVQNPRGSSHPQATLKAALENGGPEDAILQTRDEFHTQIAVSRSHPSGQHNGELLDDAELLIEDRELDLDLTGPVNISTKARLIAPGLVAPGTVSITSTEMFFEVDEEHPEFQKIDGEVLKYCDHLHGKWYFSEVRAIFSRRYLLQNVALEIFLASRTSILFAFPDQHTVKKVIKALPRVGVGIKYGIPQTRRASMMSPRQLMRNSNMTQKWQRREISNFEYLMFLNTIAGRTYNDLNQYPIFPWVLTNYESKDLDLSLPSNYRDLSKPIGALNPSRRAYFEERYESWDSDTIPPFHYGTHYSTAAFTLNWLVRVEPFTTMFLALQGGKFDYPDRLFSSVSLSWKNCQRDTSDVKELIPEWYFLPEMFYNSSGYRLGHREDGALVDDIELPPWAKSPEEFVRINRMALESEFVSCQLHQWIDLIFGYKQRGPEAIRATNVFYYLTYEGSVDLDGVLDPVMREAVENQIRNFGQTPSQLLMEPHPPRSSAMHLSPMMFSAMPEDLCQMLKFYQNSPVIHISANTYPQLSLPSVVTVTAGHQFAVNRWNCNYTASVQSPSYAESPQSPGSNQPLTIDPVLAVHGTNNNSNAASRRHLGDNFSQMLKIRSNCFVTTVDSRFLIACGFWDNSFRVFATETAKIVQIVFGHFGVVTCMARSECNITSDCYIASGSADCTVLLWHWNARTQSIVGEGDVPTPRATLTGHEQAVTSVVISAELGLVVSGSSNGPVLIHTTFGDLLRSLDPPAEFHSPELITMSREGFIVINYDKGNVAAYTINGKKLRHETHNDNLQCMLLSRDGEYLMTAGDRGIVEVWRTFNLAPLYAFPACNAGIRSLALTHDQKYLLAGLSTGSIIVFHIDFNRWHHEYQQRY, from the exons GCCATGGTCCTGCCTCCACTGGCCAAATGGCCCTATGAGAACGGATTCACCTTCACCACCTGGTTCCGCCTGGATCCCATCAATTCGGTGAATATCGAACGGGAGAAGCCCTACCTCTACTG TTTCAAGACATCAAAGGGCGTGGGCTATACGGCGCATTTTGTGGGCAATTGCCTCGTCCTCACCTCGATGAAGGTCAAGGGCAAGGGCTTTCAACATTGTGTCAAATACGAGTTCCAGCCACGAAAG TGGTACATGATTGCCATAGTGTATATATACAATCGTTGGACGAAAAGCGAAATCAAGTGCCTCGTTAATGGACAGCTGGCCTCTTCAACGGAGATGGCCTGGTTTGTTTCCACAAACGAT CCCTTTGACAAGTGCTACATTGGAGCCACCCCCGAGTTGGACGAGGAGCGCGTCTTCTGTGGCCAAATGTCGGCGATCTACCTTTTCAGCGAGGCACTGACCACGCAGCAAATCTGCGCGATGCATCGCCTGGGTCCCGGCTACAAG TCGCAGTTCCGATTCGACAACGAGTGCTATCTGAATCTGCCGGACAATCACAAGCGG GTGCTGTACGATGGCAAACTATCGAATGCCATTGTGTTCATGTACAATCCGGTGGCCACCGATGGTCAGTTGTGTCTGCAGTCGTCGCCCAAGGGAAACGTTTCATATTTCGTGCACACGCCGCATGCGCTGATGTTGCAG GATGTGAAGGCCGTGGTCACGCACTCGATACACTGCACCCTCAATTCGATTGGCGGCATCCAGGTGCTATTCCCGCTTTTCTCGCAGCTGGACATGGCCCACGAGGGTCTGGGGGACATTAAGCGGGATCCCACGCTGTG CTCCAAGCTGCTGGGCTTCATCTGTGAACTGGTGGAAACTTCGCAGACGGTGCAGCAGCACATGATCCAGAACCGGGGCTTCCTGGTCATCTCGTTCATGCTGCAGCGCTCCTCCCGCGAACACCTGACTCTGGAAGTACTTGGATCCTTCCTGAATCTGACCAAGTATCTCGTCACCTGCCTGTCGGCCAACAGTGATCTGCTGCTCAAACAG TTCTACCAG TTGTTCTGTTTCTCATTTCTCACGTGGCAGCTACTGGACCACGTCCTCTTCAATCCAGCCCTATGGATATACACACCCGCCAATGTCCAGGCACGACTGTACTCCTACTTGGCCACCGAGTTCCTCTCGGACACGCAGATCTACAGCAATGTGAGGAGGGTCAGCACGGTCCTACAGACAGTGCACACCCTGAAGTACTACTACTGGGTGGTCAATCCGCGGGCTAAGAGCGGCATCATTCCCAAGGGACTGG ATGGACCTCGTCCGGCTCAAAAGGACATTCTGGCCATCCGGGCCTACATCCTGCTGTTCCTGAAGCAGCTCATCATGATCGGCAATGGCGTGAAGGAGGACGAGCTGCAGAGCATACTCAACTATCTGACCACCATGCACGAG GACGAGAATCTACATGACGTGCTGCAGATGCTCATCTCGCTGATGTCGGAGCATCCCAGCTCCATGGTACCTGCCTTTGATGTGAAGCACGGCGTGCGCAGCATCTTCAAGTTGCTGGCGGCCGAAAGTCAGTTGATTCGGTTGCAGGCCCTCAAACTACTGGGCTTCTTCCTTTCCCGCAGCACCCACAA ACGCAAGTACGATGTAATGTCGCCACACAATCTGTACACCCTCTTAGCGGAGCGACTGCTTCTCTATGAGGAATCGCTATCCCTGCCCACATACAATGTTCTTTACGAGATCATGACGGAGCACATCTCGCAGCAGATTCTGTACACACGGCATCCGGAACCAGAGAGTCACTACCGACTGGAGAATCCAA TGATCCTCAAGGTGGTGGCCACCCTGATCCGGCAATCAAAGCAAACGGAATCCCTGATCGACGTGAAAAAGCTGTTCCTGCAGGATATGACCCTGTTGTGCAATAGCAATCGGGAGAATCGGCGCACCGTGCTCCAGATGTCCGTGTGGCAGGAGTGGCTCATTGCGATGGCCTACATTCATCCAAAGAGCAGCGAAGAGCAGAAGATAAGCGACATGGTGTACTCTCTGTTCCGCATGCTGCTTCACCATGCCATCAAGCATGAATACGGCGGCTGGAGAGTTTGGGTTGACACCCTTGCAATCGTTCACTCCAAGGTATCTTACGAGGAGTTTAAACTCCAGTTTGCCCAGATGTACGAGCACTACGAGCGCCAGCGAACGGATAATATCACCGATCCTGCCCTGCGTCAGGCTAGACCCATCAGCACGATCAGCGGTTGGGAGCGAGAGGAgctgcatcagcagcagaaCGGTGGATCTGCTGCAGCAGTGGGTCCCAATCAAACGGCAGCGGTCAAGGGAGCTGTTTCCATTGCCTCTCTGGAAGATGTGCCTCCGGTGGTTGAGGAAGAGGTGgaggaactggagctggaggaagTGGAGATCCAAGAGGGTCCCATAACCGAAGAAGCCGAACCGAAATCGGTGATAGCCAACATTTCCGACGTCTACAACGAGCAGCTCAAAACCGATGCCACGTGCAATGGTAACTTGGAGGATGTCAAAGAGGAGGAGCTTGTCCAACAGCAAGTCGAAGACCTGGAGAAGCAACCAGAGCAATCCATTTCCTTGGGAGCACTCAGGGAAACCCTACAACTTGGTGATGACATGGATGTTGAGGAACTGGAGCTGGCTACCGCCAAGGATGCCCTCAATGCGGAACAGCACGTGGCGCGAGTTCTCCAGGCTTCCGAAGCGGCACTTAACGATTGCAAAATGGCAGTTGATGATGTTCTGCAGGAGTCATCCTCCGTCCTCAAGGACGAAGAGATCGAACTGGCCGTCAACGAGGTGGTTCAGGGTGTGCTCAACAATGAGAAGAAAACCCAATCCCAAGACAAGGATAACAAGGAACAGTCGGTCGAGCAGGATGTAAATGTTAGCTTGCTGAACAGCAAGAATCTGctcaacaataataataataacaataacaacagtCCTAGTCCAACGCCCACAACAGCGACTGCGACTACGACGGCGGTGacggaagcggaaacggaGGTCAATGCTAATGAGATCGTGAGCAGCACAGAGGCGCCCAaggcggaaacggaaacgagCGTAACACCGGAAGTTGAAACCCCAGAAATGGCCAAGCCAAGCCCCATTGTCCCCAGCCCCGTATTAGCAACCAATCAAAAGACTGAAGATGCAGCCAACAAGCTGAACAACAACGAGAAGCTGGCAGAGATCAACGCCAGTCCCGAGCCATCCATTGTCGTGGAAACATCAAAAGCTGATCTTCTTCAGCTTTCCGATTGCGAAACCAAACCGAATAAGGACACCGAAGCGGAGGATTCCGTTGCGCTGGCTGTCAGAGATATTGTCGAGCAACTCATCGACAAGGTCATCGATGCCACGGAAGCGGAATCGGCTAGCGACACCAAAACGGAGACTAACAATAATGAGATACCCAAGGAGGAGAAACAGACTTCAGCGGAGCCCAAGGAAGTGGAAAGTCCAGAGAGTTTGGCTGCTGCCGCCGAGGAAATTGTCCAAGAGGTAGTGGAAGCAGCTCTCGTAATGGTCCAAGAGGAGAGCACTCCAGAGGAACCAGAAAAGAATGTGAAACCccaagaaaaggaaaatgagAAGGAAGAGTTTCTTTTCCAGCTGGAGCCAGCGTCTACTGAGGTTCAAGAACCAGCCATTGTAGAAGATCGAAAGAAACCAGAAGATCCTAAAGCCCAGAGCTCTTTGGAACCAAAGACCCCGAACCTTGAAGAACCTAAACCCAAGGAAACTGAGCAGCAGAAGTCCCTGGAGGTCGCCGAAGAACTACCTCAGAAACCGGAGGAGCAGGCTGTGGCCATTGTTAACCAAGTCCTGGACACTTTGGTGGACGATACCGTCAAGGCCGTGGCAGCGGAGCAAACCACTCAAACATCGCCAGCCCCCGAAGAGCAATCGCCGCAAATACTGGTCATGGAATCTCCAGCTACGTCGGTGCGGGTCAAACCCACTGAGGTGGATTCCACCACCCAGACTACGCCGAAGAACGAGGCCGGATCCAATCTATTGGTTGAGCAGGTGCAACAAGTGCTCCAGGAGGACGACGCCCAACAATCAGCTGGCATGGCCATCGAAGATGAGGAGTACTCTAATCAGCAGGCAGCAGCGGCAGTTGAAAATGCCAATAGCAGCCAATTGGAGACCAATCATTATGGTCCCGGTAATCCAGAATccaagcaacagcaacagcgcaCCAAATCAGGATCGACCCGACCCATGTTCAGTCCGGGACCTACACGTCCGCCCTTCCGGATACCGGAATTCAAGTGGTCCTACATCCATCAGCGACTGCTCAGCGATGTCCTCTTCTCTCTGGAAACGGACATTCAGGTGTGGCGCAGTCATTCAACCAAAAGCGTCCTGGACTTTGTCAACTCCAGCGAGAATGCCATTTTTGTGGTAAACACGGTGCATTTGATATCGCAACTAGCGGACAACCTGATTATCGCCTGTGGAGGATTGCTGCCTCTTCTGGCCAGCGCCACATCACCCAAT TCCGAATTGGATGTGCTGGAGCCCACGCAAGGTATGCCTTTGGAGGTGGCCGTGTCCTTCCTGCAGCGTCTGGTCAACATGGCGGATGTCCTGATCTTTGCCACATCCCTGAACTTCGGCGAGTTGGAGGCGGAGAAGAACATGTCCAGTGGCGGCATCCTGCGTCAGTGCCTGCGATTGGTTTGCACTTGTGCGGTGAGGAATTGCTTGGAGTGCAAGGAGCGTACGCGCTACAATGTGGGCGCTATGGCGAGAGATGTCCCGGGTGCAGCCCATTTGCAGGCCCTCATCCGCGGAGCTCAGGCATCGCCCAAG AACATTGTCGAGTCAATCACTGGTCAATTATCGCCTGTCAAGGATCCCGAGAAGCTGCTCCAGGACATGGACGTCAATCGCCTGCGCGCAGTCATTTATCGCGATGTG GAGGAGACCAAGCAAGCGCAGTTCCTGTCGCTGGCAATAGTGTACTTCATATCGGTGCTGATGGTGTCCAAGTATCGTGATATTCTGGAGCCTCCGGCAGAGCCCCAGATCCAGCGTCAATCGCCAGTGCTGCAACGCACGGCAGGCGGCG AAGCCGCCAGTGCGCGTCCTTTGTTCCCCCAATGGTCGCATCATGTTTACCCGCAATTCCTGCCCGAATCGCACCAGAatcacaacagcaacatgcaacaccagcagcagcagcagcagcagcagcagcagcagcagcagcagcagcagcagcaacagcaacagcaacactactaccagcaacagcagcaacagcaggttGCCCACAATCATAGCCATCATCACATGACTGCCGCTTActaccaacagcagcaacagcaacagcagcagcaccagcaagTTGCAGCaggccagcagcaacattcgCCCACTCCTTTGGCCACACATTCGACCAGCTCCTCGGCTAGTTCCACGGCCACATCTCAGCCAGCGTCGAGTTCCTCGCTCTCCAGCCTGGCATCCCAAAGTCAGCAGCAATCGCATCGCCAGTTGcacaagcagcaacagcagcagcagccacattACCATCCACATCAGCCTCACTATGGATTGATCAACGGCCATCAGCAGCATCCGCAGCTAAATGGTAAACATTATACCGAAAATGGATCGACAGCGGGATACtatccgcattcgcatccacatccgcatgGTGGTTATATGCGAAATGGAGATGCATCCACTGTGCAGCAGAATGGTATTTCGGACTATCAGGCAGTGGGTCTGATGAATGGTCATGGCTCCGGTGGAACGGGCAATAACAATAACTCCAGTATAATGAACAACATGCGAAATCTGCGAAATGGCGGACCTAACTCATCATCTTCGCCACTGGGAAACCATCAAGGAATCCCAGGTGTTGCAACATCGGGAGCTGTTAATGCAAatgctgctgttggtgttggtgttggcaTGAGCGGAGCCGTGGGTGTGGGcatggggggcgtggcagggggcTTGGATGGAGGCGTGGCCTACAAGACGAGcgccataaataataattaccGCTACAATGGACGCAACGCATCCGCTGGAACAG GTGGTCGCCAAATCCAGGACAGTGACTACGAAATAATTGTCGTCGATGAGAATAATCCATCGGTTTTGGCGGATAATGATTCACATTCCAGTGGACCACCATCCATTAAG GCCAACcagacaacaacaatagcaactacaacaacaacccATAttaccaacaacaacactaaGACTACAACATCAAACGCTCCAACAGCTACAATTAAAATTCAGCAACAACCATTGTCACCACCAAAGCCGTTGGTGCCACAAAAATTGTCAAAG AGCGTGGACTCGGATGTGGGCTCCCTGAACATGAACTCCACGGAAAACGAAGTGCCCGAGGTGGAGTCATCCAGCGAGATCCTAATCGATGATCACAAACCGAGTCACTCGAACGACGAAAGCTGGACGGATGTGAATCTCAACGAGGATGCCGCCGTTCAGGCGGCAAGTGCCGGAATAGTTGTGGGTTTGGTCGATAACGGAGGTAATGTTATAGCCGAAAAACATGATCCGTCGCATcacaaccaacaacaacagcagcagcaggcgggGATTATgggtcagcagcagcaacatggaTCACTTGGTCATTCGGAGCGGGGTGACAAACCCGATTCGGAGATTTCGGTGGTGCGAGTGCCTGATGGCTACGGTGGCGCTGGATCCAGTGGCGTGAATTCCGGACAAGGTCAGGGCGTTCCATCCAATCAGCGTCCTCGTCCCGAGGAGTTGCCCATGAAGGCGCCCGCCTTGGTGGCCCAGTTGCCGCTCACCACACCTTCGCGAGAGGCCAGTCTCACCCAGAAACTGGAAATCGCCTTGGGACCAGTGTGTCCGCTGCTCCGTGAAATCATGGTGGATTTTGCTCCGTTCCTTTCCAAAACCCTAGTCGGCTCCCATGGCCAGGAATTGCTGATGGAGGGCAAGGGTCTGACGACCTTCAAGAACTCGCATTCCGTGGTGGAGCTGGTAATGTTGCTTTGCTCCCAGGAGTGGCAAAACAGCCTGCAGAAGCACGCAGGATTGGCCTTCATAGAGCTAATCAATGAGGGTCGCCTGCTGTCGCATGCTATGAAGGATCACATTGTGCGAGTGGCCAATGAGGCGGAGTTCATCCTCAATAGAATGCGAGCGGACGATGTCCTCAAACATGCCGACTTTGAATCGCAATGTGCACAAACCCTTTTGGAGCGTAGAGAGGAGGAGCGAATGTGCGATCACTTGATAACCGCCGCACGTCGCAGGGACAATGTGATCGCCAGCCGCCTGCTAGAGAAGGTGCGAAACATCATGTGTAATCGCCACGGAGCCTGGGGCGATTCCAGCTCCACATCCAGTGGTGGCGCCATCGTTGGAGCGGTGCAAAAGAGTCCCTACTGGAAGCTGGATGCCTGGGAAGACGATGCCAGACGTCGGAAACGAATGGTGCAGAATCCGCGCGGATCTTCGCATCCACAGGCCACTCTAAAGGCGGCTTTGGAAAATGGAGGACCCGAAGATGCCATCCTGCAGACCCGCGACGAGTTCCACACCCAAATAGCCGTCTCGCGGTCTCATCCATCGGGTCAGCATAATGGTGAGCTACTGGACGATGCCGAGCTCTTGATTGAAGATCGAGAGTTGGATCTGGATCTCACGGGTCCCGTCAACATCAGCACCAAGGCGAGATTGATAGCCCCTGGACTGGTGGCACCCGGTACCGTCTCAATAACCAGCACTGAAATGTTCTTTGAGGTGGATGAAGAGCATCCCGAGTTCCAAAAGATCGATGGCGAAGTTCTAAAGTACTGCGACCATTTGCACGGCAAGTGGTACTTCTCCGAAGTGAGGGCCATCTTCTCGAGGCGTTATCTCCTGCAAAATGTGGCCCTCGAGATCTTTTTGGCCAGCCGTACGTCTATACTGTTTGCCTTTCCCGATCAGCATACAGTCAAGAAGGTAATCAAGGCCCTGCCCCGTGTGGGAGTGGGCATCAAGTATGGGATACCGCAAACGAGGAGAGCATCAATGATGTCGCCCCGCCAACTGATGCGCAATTCGAACATGACCCAAAAGTGGCAGCGTCGCGAGATTAGCAATTTTGAGTATCTAATGTTCCTGAACACGATTGCCGGCAGGACGTACAACGACCTAAATCAGTATCCCATCTTTCCGTGGGTGCTGACCAACTACGAGTCCAAGGATTTGGACCTCAGCCTGCCGTCGAACTACAGAGATCTGTCGAAACCGATTGGCGCACTAAATCCATCGCGCAGAGCCTATTTCGAGGAGCGTTATGAGAGCTGGGACAGTGACACAATACCGCCCTTCCACTATGGCACGCATTATTCCACGGCAGCATTTACGCTAAACTGGTTGGTGCGCGTAGAACCGTTTACCACCATGTTCCTGGCCCTGCAGGGCGGCAAGTTTGATTATCCGGACAGGCTGTTCAGCTCGGTGTCGTTGTCGTGGAAGAACTGCCAGCGTGATACGTCCGATGTGAAGGAACTGATACCAGAGTGGTATTTCCTGCCCGAAATGTTTTACAATTCATCGGGCTATCGGCTGGGTCATCGCGAGGATGGTGCCCTCGTGGATGACATCGAATTACCACCCTGGGCCAAGAGCCCCGAGGAATTCGTGCGCATCAACCGCATGGCACTGGAGTCGGAGTTCGTGTCCTGCCAGCTACACCAGTGGATCGATCTTATCTTTGGTTACAAGCAACGCGGTCCCGAGGCCATTAGGGCAACCAATGTGTTCTACTACTTGACATATGAGGGCAGCGTCGACTTGGATGGCGTCTTAGATCCGGTGATGCGCGAAGCGGTCGAGAATCAAATCCGCAACTTTGGCCAAACCCCCAGTCAACTGCTGATGGAACCACATCCGCCGCGCAGCTCTGCGATGCATCTATCGCCTATGATGTTCAGTGCGATGCCGGAGGATCTCTGCCAGATGCTCAAGTTCTATCAGAACTCACCAGTCATTCACATTTCGGCCAACACCTATCCGCAACTGTCGTTGCCATCGGTGGTCACGGTAACGGCGGGTCATCAGTTTGCGGTGAATCGATGGAACTGCAATTACACTGCCTCCGTCCAGAGTCCCAGCTACGCCGAATCGCCCCAATCGCCGGGATCCAATCAACCACTGACCATCGATCCGGTTCTGG CTGTTCATGgcaccaacaacaatagcaatgCGGCTAGCCGACGTCATTTGGGCGATAACTTTAGCCAGATGCTCAAGATACGCTCCAACTGCTTTGTTACCACAGTAGACAGTCGATTCCTAATCGCCTGCGGATTCTGGGACAACAGTTTCCGGGTTTTTGCCACCGAAACGG CGAAAATCGTGCAGATTGTATTCGGTCACTTTGGCGTGGTGACGTGCATGGCTCGTTCCGAGTGCAACATCACCTCAGACTGCTATATCGCCTCCGGATCGGCAGACTGCACGGTGCTCCTGTGGCACTGGAATGCCCGAACTCAGAGCATTGTGGGCGAGGGCGATGTGCCCACACCTCGGGCCACCTTGACGGGTCACGAACAGGCGGTGACATCGGTGGTGATTAGTGCCGAGTTGGGTCTAGTTGTCTCTGGATCATCAA ATGGACCCGTACTTATCCATACCACTTTTGGCGACCTACTGCGCTCGCTGGATCCACCCGCGGAGTTCCATTCCCCGGAACTGATAACCATGTCCCGCGAGGGCTTCATTGTCATCAACTACGATAAGGGCAATGTGGCCGCCTACACCATCAATGGCAAGAAACTGCGCCACGAGACGCACAACGACAATCTACAG TGCATGCTACTGTCGCGCGATGGTGAATACCTGATGACCGCCGGTGATCGCGGCATCGTGGAGGTGTGGCGCACCTTCAACCTAGCACCACTTTATGCCTTCCCCGCCTGCAACGCGGGCATTCGATCCTTGGCCCTCACCCACGATCAGAA ATACCTTCTGGCCGGACTTTCGACGGGCTCGATCATAGTATTCCACATCGACTTCAACCGCTGGCACCACGAGTACCAGCAGCGCTACTAA